aaaggtagggcttcaatttCCACCGCCAATCATATTCAAATAAGATTTGCAATATgtacaatactacaatcataacatgatgcttaatgtttactaGCCACAAGGGAATTgtatcttctcctaaaactattgatttccctaagcaacgagttaggcatagtatctactctaactcttttcttccttgaaggatttagcatggtatctactaagttgttcttcaagaaagcataaatctatggaaatcggtaaacacactcagattggaatatgatatctattctagttgtctttatgttgattaatccaagaacctgtgttggggttctttcgttactctattatgcccaggaatCCGTAATCCAAAttcacaaaaataacaaatccataccacaagaatatgctagctaaacataaacatgtgaggaattcaagaaactataattaatcaagttaagcatcaatatataaattgtagcaaaacaaattgaaaaattaaagagacatgattagggcttcaatcaagccctaactaaagtattagttacacacaaattggatggaaatcatcctcataagaaaataataaaggaaaagaaagaaaataaaaactataaagaacctccttcttcatgtagcctttgattcttcttcaaagcttgtgtgtttttcttcaaaggctagaggcctatttatagggattagagaagctctagatgctctagaaattataaaacaattataaattggtcttctagtccaaatagaataattacaagtcttttcgtTTGGCTAAAATTTCCATCCAattaggaaaaggattccaaaattcatatagatttgtggtcttttattacggagcgattttggcatggtagacatccaaattaggaaaaatttattTCTGACACATATGTTTCATTTTGTCatagctttccaatgccaccaattttgttgtaatctgatatttgagccgaaagttataattaaattactgagatgtgctcattctagattcttttcaaaaataacgatttttttgccaacttctctttcctcaaattcaaaattgatttggagtttaaatctatccaaaagtgagttttccAACTTctttataatcttggaatttgatggatttacttccaaaacctgtaaaatacgagaaaacacaaaagcaacacaaaacatcaaactataacaaaactaagagcttaacatatgtaaattaaggggcttgaatgtgtaatattcagcacttatcagttGTAATATTGAAATCTATAGTTGGGTGACCTACCACTTCTCAGTAAGTACATAAGTTACTCACCTTTTATTATGATTCTTTTAGAAAATATCCCATCATATGTTTATAGCGTGCATGCAAGGCTACCAAAAAGATCGAGGAATGGTACCTGTCACCACGACAGCatcttcttccgtttcttcaaCATCAGCACCCCTTGGGGTAAGTGAATGCACCATTGCTTGAACTGGTTGCTTTTATTGATAATAGCCTCCTTGCAGCTTATGCACTCTTGCTGCTGCAACTGGGCAATTCCTTTGAAAATGTCTAGCTTGACCGCATCGAAAGCAAGTTCTAATTCCTATGTTACAGTCTCCAAAGTGAAACGTCCCGCATTTAATACAGGGAGGTCTCTGGTGTGCTTGAGGCACAGGAAAACTCTTTGCAGCTGAACTAGAGCTACcactgataagcgttgaatgtttacattcaaagccccttaatttacatatgttaaaccctagtttgtgttgttaaataacgtgttagtatgttttagtgtttcatctcttttttaggtcttaattgaaaacaagaaaaaagtcAACAAGATAAGCCTAATGAAGATATGTGAAGTTCAAGTGTTCCtgcctagaagaagaaaatcgatcaagtatattcgatcgatcgaaattacaTTGAGTGAaacaatcgatcgatcgacattcgatcgatcgaaatctacAAGGCaaaataattcgatcgatcgacttcggatatttcagaaagatcttcagatgtcggcagctttttgtgtggctcaaattcatcctcaagttgtgcggttctaaacagaagttgtcaccatcattttgtACGGCTGAAAGTGATTGTTAGAGCTAGGTTTGTTGTACcaaatcctctataaatagaggatggacgtgtgggttaaatacatagttagttttagttgataaattgttttttgagtttttatgcaTCCAAGTGATGcactcttttcttcatgttttccagagagctaTTTTCAAGGTATGTTTGTGCTGTAACTTAGTCTAAACTCGTTTTTATAGTAAAGTGAAGTTGGAGTTTGAGTTATTCAAGTGTTCTTTATAATTTCCTTATATTTccagcacttctttcttcttcttccttttgtttttgtgttattttatgttgaaaacaattctggaatccttagattccagagcccatagcttgttctttaatgttctacttagaatttcttttccttaaagcttgtttttgagtatctttttagttgttaaagtagattcaataattaaagttAGTAGTTTTTACATCTTATTAGTGTGGGTTGTAGTTTTTATATCCTCTAGAgtaatgggttcttcttcttctataagagaattcCATAACTCCATGAGTGGCTAATTTAGTTGTAGGGTGTTGATGAACTCTCTCTAAGGGCCATGGTGTAgattgtgttgttcttggatttccatataAGTGTGATGATTACATAACCTAAGGATGGTTGTGTAATGGTGCttatgacataatttatgtgaatttgataaactcatgctagggaacacatatctctccacactctttttagtttaattattgcttaattgTTTTTCCATTCTAGTGTAAGCTTAGGTGGAGATTATGTGTTGAACTAatatgatttatgctttttccatgaatgtgtatgcttattaatagaCCTTATAATCCATACTAGGAAGCATGAATTATTCAACCCTAGATTTGAGTTGAATGACTTGTGTATGAATAGATGGtttatcattgtctttaactaaagtaatttcatattgaggtcgtcgtgtgattgacaatcattacgcgctcgtattGCATTTGTGAAAGAAATCTGAGAGGAATACAATATACCATGTGCttaaggattgagtgaaatcaatgccctacaCTTTCTTTATTCTTAGACTTTTCATTATTACTTGTTTAGCTTAGTGttagaacaaaacaaatcatctttttaataattaaattaggtaACATTTTAGGTACTTCATAACTTGAACAAACTttccaatccttgtggtacgataccctccttagtactatactacaaagtcccgtactattgcgagtggttaaaaatattaaaatccacgtagttgtgaaaaccgattaagtgtaaaaccaaattcctatttttaaatcatcggttggatcgctaccaatttttggcgccgttgccggggattgcaAACGGTTGTTTGTGAAGTGTTTAggattttatctagtttaattCTGTGCATATTGTATATTCTGTGCATAAGCGGTTTCGGTTCTATTTTAAactgtttttgggtttggacACTGATTTggttctgtttctgcagaattctgttttctgcagaagtacattcgatcgatctattttttaaaccaaaagaatcgatcgatctaaaaatcgatcgatctcaatagttttcgatcgatcgacaatatcgatcgatcgcatttatcttcgatcgatcgacctatcTCAGTGACATCTCAGCAGCTGTTTCAAGGCagaaactaattttattttctatttttgtcaATATTTCAAGTTTTTGTACAAATATCACTCTTTTAGGATTTGGTAGAGTTTGTTCTTTTGTAGAGAAAATTCGATCGTGCGACacataagtcgatcgatcgacaaatCGATCGATCCAGTTTGAAGtagatcgagcgactttggTGGAGCAACAGAGACTACTGCATCAACTGGAACTCTGCTGAAACCAGTATTTTTTCTAAGTCCTTGTGTcgtatatattgttttatttttgttagtttatgttCGGTCGACGGTCGCTATTATTGCCTATTATTCCATACGACCTAGACCTAGAGCGGATTCCTAGACGTCGTAGATCCGAAAGGAACTCACGTCGAAAAGCCCGCTCGAAAACACCTATGGCTGAAGAACAAAAGCCCGTGTTGTTGAGGGATCATTATGTTCCCACTACATACACCccttcttcaagccttcagCTGCCGGACATTACGGCAGCTCATTATGAAATTAAGCCCAGCATTATTCAAATGCTCCCATCTTTTTATGGGCTTGATAACGAGGACCCCTATAAGCATCTTGATGAATTCCTTGAGATCTGTTTAACTATGAGATTACAGAACATTTCTGAAGATGCTTTGCGTATGCGtttgtttccattttctttaaaagataGAGTGAAATATTGGTTGAATTCCCTAGAGACTAACTCTATcacttcttgggctcagatgcaacacgagttccttaagaagtactttaccaaagggaaaacaaaccaaatacGGAAAGCCATAACCGGTTTTTCACAAATAGAGGGGGAACCTTTTCATGAAACTTGGGATAGGATGAAGGACCTTCTACGGAGgtgtccacatcatgctgttcccaagtggcaACTTATTCAGTgtttctatgatggcttgacaGAGCCTCATAGACAAATGGTAGATGCCTCCTGTGGGGGTACGTTTATGCTTAAAAGTGAAGATGATGCATGGATTCTGTTTGAAAACTTAGCTGaaaattctttacaccattcatcatctGGTCGTAGGGCACCTGCATCTAAAAACCAAAGAAATGAGACAATTTTCGGAGTAAGCCATTCCTTAGATGTGACTACTAAGGTAGATGCCTTATCAAGAAAATTAGATCAGATTATGGCTGCTGGTTTTGCACCTACAACTGTTTCTCACATTTCACCTCCACAGGAAGTTTGCTCATTTTGCTCTAATCCATCGCATCAGGTGAAAGATTGCTCCGTCTTAGGACAATTCTCTGAAGTTCAGCATGAGCAAGTAAATGCAGCCATCTCCAGACCGGTTAATGATCCATATTCTCATTCATATAACCCGGGATGGAGAAATCATCCAAATTTCTCTTGGCGAGCTCCAGGGAATCAGGGACCGACTATAGGAGTGCATAATCAGGCACACCCTTTGCCTCCTAATCAATCCTATAATCCCAATTATCGACCCCATCAGTATCAGTCAGCTGCTCCTCCAAGAAATTCTGCTTTTGAGGATAAGGTTTTAACTGCACTTGGTAACTTGGAAGCAAATACACAATTGCTGAATTCTCATTCCCAATCGATTGCCAAGTTAGAAGGTCAAGTTGGACAGCTGGCAAATGCGTTTAATCAGAGAAAAGAAGGGAAACTTCCCTCCCAACCAATAGCCAACCCTAAGGGACAATACATGGTCGATGGGAGTGCTTCCGGCAGCACCACTCATGAGCAAGTCCAAGCGGTTACAACTTTGAGGAGTGGAAGGACAGTCAATAATCAGGTCAGGCAGAAAGACACTGAAGAAGGTGAATCCCAATCAAATCCAAAGATACCCCTTGAGAATCCAAAAGATAAGTTGAAAACCACTCCTGAGATACCTTATGAGCCTAGAGCTCCATTCCCTGAACGTCTCAAGGAGCCTCCTAGTGCTATGAAGCAAGGAGAAAGATATCAAGAAATGATGGATGTTTTTAAAAAGGTACAAGTTAATATACCATTTCTTGATGCTATCAGACAGATCCCACCTTATGCTAAGTTTTTAAAAGATTTGTGTACTCAAAAGCGTAAGATGAGGAAGCGTAgtcaagaaaaaattattttgaccgAGCAAGTAAGTTCTTTGATACAACATGCTGTAGCCCCCAAAGTTAAGGATCCGGGTGCTCCCACTATTTCTTGTATTATTGGAGACCACACCATTGACAAGGCACTTCTTGATTTAGGTGCAGGtgttaatttgttaccttaCTCGGTCTATGAGCAATTAGGACTCGGAGAGTTGAAGCCCACGACGGTTATCTTACAACTTGCAGACAGATCCGTAAAGAAACCTCGTGGTATAATTGAAGATGTAATCATTAGAGTGGACAGGTTCTACTTCCCAGTGGATTTCATTGTTCTTGATACAGAACCTGTCCCAGACCCCGCAAGATTTATCCCAGTCATCCTTGGACGCcctttcttagctacggctaacgcttGCATAAATTGCAGGACAGGAGAAATGGAGATAACCTTTGGGAACATGAAGGTAAAGTTGAACATTTTCAATGCTTTTCAGCATCCATCAGATATTAATGAGTGTTGCTTATTGGACATGATTGAAGAAACTGTTAAAGACACACTCCCCCACCTTTTGATTAAAGATCCATTGGAGGCTTGTCTATCTCACTTTGACTTTGAGGATTTTGATATTGAGCATTATGTTGGCGAAGTC
The sequence above is drawn from the Alnus glutinosa chromosome 11, dhAlnGlut1.1, whole genome shotgun sequence genome and encodes:
- the LOC133881139 gene encoding uncharacterized protein LOC133881139 translates to MKDLLRRCPHHAVPKWQLIQCFYDGLTEPHRQMVDASCGGTFMLKSEDDAWILFENLAENSLHHSSSGRRAPASKNQRNETIFGVSHSLDVTTKVDALSRKLDQIMAAGFAPTTVSHISPPQEVCSFCSNPSHQVKDCSVLGQFSEVQHEQVNAAISRPVNDPYSHSYNPGWRNHPNFSWRAPGNQGPTIGVHNQAHPLPPNQSYNPNYRPHQYQSAAPPRNSAFEDKVLTALGNLEANTQLLNSHSQSIAKLEGQVGQLANAFNQRKEGKLPSQPIANPKGQYMVDGSASGSTTHEQVQAVTTLRSGRTVNNQVRQKDTEEGESQSNPKIPLENPKDKLKTTPEIPYEPRAPFPERLKEPPSAMKQGERYQEMMDVFKKVQVNIPFLDAIRQIPPYAKFLKDLCTQKRKMRKRSQEKIILTEQVSSLIQHAVAPKVKDPGAPTISCIIGDHTIDKALLDLGAGVNLLPYSVYEQLGLGELKPTTVILQLADRSVKKPRGIIEDVIIRVDRFYFPVDFIVLDTEPVPDPARFIPVILGRPFLATANACINCRTGEMEITFGNMKVKLNIFNAFQHPSDINECCLLDMIEETVKDTLPHLLIKDPLEACLSHFDFEDFDIEHYVGEVNSLLDNMAAIDFPPWKVPKEPLPSTSGIPPIPSLISPPKLELKQLPATLKYAFLGINDTLPVIIASNLQDDQESNLLDVLKEHKEAIGWSVGDLKGIDPSICMHRIHLEDNVKPSREA